A single Phragmites australis chromosome 4, lpPhrAust1.1, whole genome shotgun sequence DNA region contains:
- the LOC133915533 gene encoding uncharacterized protein LOC133915533: protein MAFVVRCKRSRSPPRGFDSARRTRTRPLVEMEEFCVGKGKAGMAPALPDDMLLEVFKRLPPPRDVVRCGAVCRRWRRLVSGAGCLPTPPRHFGFFRNYGPSPLPPFVPTAGIVLDIGFLPVPLACGAVLVDSRGRHLLLRELGPGFVRELKLLVCNPLEKTSVRVPSLYIAGHRVACCVLIPGEGAAFRIVVVLFGSAPNHFEVLVYASASSAWEAATGPMTRALVVRRGPSVVVGDVVYKLQGEEKYIMAIDEAKMTLSAVPLPDTGMLLYAGNHWIGKTGDDRLCFFAIREQLALVKWVLEAPGKWVEQQPVDLRSLMHPALVGDLAHMKLSAKMSDQLRGCKLVSFAAFCEGTGMLFFVMADWVVVLDPKTWRMERLWRNTDESRPLGDVYPCEMLQWPPVLKDISARPDEAGEGVC, encoded by the coding sequence ATGGCCTTCGTCGTCCGCTGTAAGCGCTCCCGATCCCCGCCGCGTGGTTTTGACTCTGCCCGGCGCACGCGCACGCGCCCGCTGGTGGAGATGGAGGAGTTCTGCGTTGGAAAGGGCAAGGCTGGGATGGCGCCGGCGCTACCCGACGACATGCTCCTGGAGGTGTTCAAGCGACTGCCACCCCCGCGGGACGTCGTTCGCTGCGGTGCGGTGTGCCGCCGCTGGCGGCGCCTCGTCTCTGGGGCCGGATGTCTCCCCACGCCGCCTCGCCACTTCGGGTTCTTCCGCAACTACGGCCCGTCGCCGCTGCCCCCGTTCGTCCCCACGGCGGGCATCGTGCTTGACATCGGCTTCCTCCCGGTTCCGCTCGCGTGCGGTGCGGTCCTCGTTGACTCCCGCGGCCGGCACCTCCTCCTGCGCGAGCTCGGCCCTGGGTTCGTCCGCGAGCTCAAGCTCCTCGTTTGCAACCCGCTCGAAAAGACGTCAGTGCGGGTGCCGTCCCTCTACATTGCCGGGCACAGGGTGGCGTGCTGCGTTCTCATCCCAGGGGAAGGCGCCGCGTTCCGCATCGTCGTCGTCCTCTTCGGCTCCGCCCCGAATCACTTTGAGGTTCTCGTCTACGCATCGGCGTCCTCCGCTTGGGAGGCAGCCACTGGGCCGATGACCCGGGCCCTGGTCGTTCGCCGAGGCCCGTCCGTCGTCGTCGGTGACGTCGTCTACAAGCTGCAGGGTGAAGAGAAGTACATCATGGCCATCGACGAGGCCAAGATGacgctgtcggcggtgccccTGCCTGACACTGGGATGCTCCTCTACGCTGGGAACCACTGGATCGGCAAGACAGGGGATGACCGCCTCTGTTTCTTCGCGATCCGTGAGCAGCTTGCTCTTGTCAAGTGGGTTCTCGAAGCGCCTGGGAAGTGGGTGGAGCAGCAGCCGGTGGACCTGCGCTCCTTGATGCACCCAGCCTTGGTCGGCGACCTCGCCCACATGAAGCTCTCGGCGAAGATGTCGGACCAGCTACGCGGCTGCAAGCTCGTGAGCTTTGCCGCGTTCTGCGAGGGCACGGGCATGCTATTCTTCGTGATGGCCGATTGGGTCGTGGTCTTGGACCCCAAGACGTGGAGGATGGAGAGGCTGTGGCGCAACACCGACGAGTCGAGGCCGCTCGGTGACGTGTACCCGTGCGAGATGCTGCAGTGGCCGCCGGTGCTGAAGGATATCTCGGCGCGGCCTGATGAAGCGGGTGAAGGTGTTTGTTGA